The genomic DNA TCGGCGTGGTCCCAAGCCCATGATGATGCAAGAAAACCCGCCGCGCGCACGGGTTTTCAAGCCGAGGGATGCTCACCGCTGCGCGCGGATCACAGGCCCGCTTCGTTTGCAATCTGGGCGCGGGATTTGCGGGCACGCTCGGTCGCGGATTTCAGCTGTCCGCAGGCGGCCATGATATCTTCACCCCGTGGCTTGCGGATCGGCGAGGCATAGCCGGCCTCATGGATGATATCGGCAAAGGCATGGATACGGTTGCCCGAAGACCGCTTATAGGGCGCGCCGGGCCATTCATTGAACGGGATCAGGTTCACCTTGGCCGGAATACCGCGCAGCAGTTCAACCAAGCGGTAAGCGTCTTCCTTGCTGTCATTGACCCCGTCAAGCATCACATATTCAAAGGTGATCCGCTCGGAATTTGTCAGCCCGGGATAGGCGCGCAAGGCATCCAGCAAGGTTGCGATGTTCCACTTTTTGTTGATCGGCACCAATTGGTCGCGCACCTCATCGGTGGTGGCATGGAAGCTGACGGCCAAAAGGCAGCCGATCTCTTGGGCGGTGCGGGCGATTTCGGGCACAACGCCGCTGGTCGAAAGGGTGATGCGGCGACGGCCAAGGGCAATGCCTTCGCCGTCCATCACGATATTCATCGCATCGCGGACGTTCTCAAAATTATAAAGCGGCTCGCCCATGCCCATCAACACGACGTTTGACACAAGCCGCGCGGCAGGGTCGGCGTTTGACGCCCCCTTGACCGGCCATTCATCCAAATCATCCCGCGCCAGCATAACCTGGCCGACAATTTCTCCAGGGGTCAGGTTGCGGACCAGTTTTTGCGTGCCGGTATGGCAGAACGAACAGGTCAGCGTGCAGCCGACCTGAGAGGAAATACACAGCGTCCCGCGATCGGTTTCGGGGATATAGACCACCTCCACCTCATGTCCGCCCTGAATGCGCACCAGATATTTGCGCGTGCCATCCTCGGACACCTGACGCGTCACAACCTCGGGCAGGGTCAATTCGAACTTATCGGCCAAAAGGGCGCGGAAATCCTTGGAAAGGTTGGTCATTTCCGCAAAGTCGCGCAGGCCAAAGAAGTAAACCCATTGCCAGATTTGCCCGACCCGCATCTTTGCCTGCTTTTCCGGACAGCCGGCAGCGATCAAGGCGGCGCGCAGCTGGTCGCGCGTCAGGCCGATGATATTGGTCTTGCCGCCCTCGGGCAGCTTACGCGGGATGGTGTGGACATCTTGGGTGATCGGGGCGGTGGTCATATCTGTGATCCTAGAGGGCAAGCCCTGCCTATACAGGATATGCGGGCAAAAGAAAACGCCCCCGCGCTGATTGCACAAGGGCGTTTGAAATTCGTGTCAGCGGCTTATTTGCAGCGCTGCTCTGCTTCTTTCATCGCGGCGGTAAAGCCTTGCAGCGAGAAAGTATCTTGTGTTTGCGTGCCACGACTGGAACGTGCGGTCACAACGGCCGAGGCCCCTGCCTTCATCGCGGCCAAAAGCCCTGCATCATCCGAGGTGCTTGCAGGCCACGCCCATTCACCATCGGTAAACAGCTCATAGGATTTGTCGCTGATTTTCACGTTTACGGTGGAGCCGTTGGCAAAAGGATAGCCGCCGGTAAAGGACACCTCACCCTTGGCACCTGCGCCGGGACGGAAAGTGACAAACATCAAGATATCACCGCGCCGCGCCGAGACAACCTGCCCGTTGCGGGTGTTCACGGTTTCCTTTGGCTTGGAGACCCCCCAGCACTCTTTGGGTTCGTTCCAGACACAAACGCTCCAGTCCGTTTGCGCGGATACACATTCGGTTTCGGATTGTGCGAAGGCGGCGGAGGCCCCCATCCCAAGCATAAGGCCTGCAATTGCCCCGAT from Pseudorhodobacter turbinis includes the following:
- the rlmN gene encoding 23S rRNA (adenine(2503)-C(2))-methyltransferase RlmN, translating into MTTAPITQDVHTIPRKLPEGGKTNIIGLTRDQLRAALIAAGCPEKQAKMRVGQIWQWVYFFGLRDFAEMTNLSKDFRALLADKFELTLPEVVTRQVSEDGTRKYLVRIQGGHEVEVVYIPETDRGTLCISSQVGCTLTCSFCHTGTQKLVRNLTPGEIVGQVMLARDDLDEWPVKGASNADPAARLVSNVVLMGMGEPLYNFENVRDAMNIVMDGEGIALGRRRITLSTSGVVPEIARTAQEIGCLLAVSFHATTDEVRDQLVPINKKWNIATLLDALRAYPGLTNSERITFEYVMLDGVNDSKEDAYRLVELLRGIPAKVNLIPFNEWPGAPYKRSSGNRIHAFADIIHEAGYASPIRKPRGEDIMAACGQLKSATERARKSRAQIANEAGL
- a CDS encoding invasion associated locus B family protein, producing the protein MNSRIIGAIAGLMLGMGASAAFAQSETECVSAQTDWSVCVWNEPKECWGVSKPKETVNTRNGQVVSARRGDILMFVTFRPGAGAKGEVSFTGGYPFANGSTVNVKISDKSYELFTDGEWAWPASTSDDAGLLAAMKAGASAVVTARSSRGTQTQDTFSLQGFTAAMKEAEQRCK